A genomic region of Raphanus sativus cultivar WK10039 chromosome 6, ASM80110v3, whole genome shotgun sequence contains the following coding sequences:
- the LOC108809522 gene encoding uncharacterized protein LOC108809522, producing the protein MEKSRESGFLFCNLCGTMLILKSSKYAECPLCKTTRNAKEIVDKQIAYTVSDEDIRRELGISLFGEKTQEDAELPKIKKACEKCQHPELVYTTRQTRSADEGQTTYYTCPNCGHRFTEG; encoded by the exons ATGGAGAAGTCACGGGAAAGCGGTTTCTTGTTCTGTAATTTGTGTGGGACGATGCTGATCTTGAAGTCAAGCAAGTATGCTGAATGTCCACTATGCAAAACAACTCGTAACGCAAAAG AAATCGTTGACAAGCAAATAGCTTACACAGTTTCTGATGAG GATATCAGAAGAGAACTAGGAATCTCTCTGTTTGGTGAAAAAACTCAGGAAGACGCTGAGCTACCAAAG ATAAAAAAGGCGTGTGAGAAATGCCAGCATCCTGAGCTTGTATACACAACCAGACAG ACAAGATCGGCAGACGAAGGACAAACAACATATTATACTTGCCCCAATTGTGGACATAGATTCACTGAAGGCTGA
- the LOC108808978 gene encoding uncharacterized protein LOC108808978, with protein sequence MCALEGKEVSGLRPFKNPKRRSSRGGSLALPINPTSSWGSSPTHLPPPPSYSQPPLLPLPHVNSSPLQHVKSSRPRVNNSSLLYSLARATSETLPRLPRTGSVQVRTNHNHDFPEGFDGYPGPAIMLLSPPPCSLPMPRFSIKPKLSCNAEAAGKTDVATDIIRRVLQLR encoded by the exons ATGTGTGCTCTTGAG GGCAAAGAAGTTTCTGGTTTGAGACCATTCAAGAACCCTAAAAGAAGGAGTTCTCGTGGAGGAAGCTTGGCTCTTCCGATCAACCCGACGTCTTCTTGGGGATCTTCTCCGACGCATCTTCCACCGCCGCCTAGCTACTCCCAGCCTCCTCTTCTCCCTCTTCCACACGTCAACAGCTCTCCTCTGCAACACGTCAAAAGCTCTCGACCACGTGTGAACAACTCTAGTCTCCTTTACTCTCTGGCAAGAGCAACATCTGAAACTTTACCGAGACTCCCTCGAACCGGTTCGGTTCAGGTCCGGACTAACCACAACCATGATTTCCCGGAAGGATTTGATGGTTATCCCGGTCCAGCGATCATGTTACTATCTCCTCCGCCGTGTAGTTTGCCCATGCCTAGGTTTTCGATCAAACCGAAGCTCAGTTGCAACGCAGAAGCTGCCGGCAAAACTGACGTAGCCACCGATATCATCCGTCGTGTTTTACAGCTACGTTAA